One window of Saimiri boliviensis isolate mSaiBol1 chromosome 4, mSaiBol1.pri, whole genome shotgun sequence genomic DNA carries:
- the TSPYL1 gene encoding testis-specific Y-encoded-like protein 1: MSGLDGVEKTPPLQTHSITISDHVPGDPDARQCLTLRDQSEATQVMAEPGEGGSETVALPAPQASEEGCVPQDPAGRGGTPQICVVGGRGHVAITAGQEEGQPPAEGLAAASVAVAADHSPKKGVRGGERALELGDAEGSASELTAGAGAEEAPRGKCASASAAVAEEQRAAVVLKEGLAEEEGVEEQMAVEEQPPEGEEIDVAEEEAREEEGPWPLHEALRMDPLEAIQQELDTVNAQADRAFQQLEHKFGRMRRHYLERRNYIIQNIPGFWMTAFRNHPQLSAMIRGQDADMLRYITNLEVKELRHPRTGCKFKFFFRRNPYFRNKLIVKEYEVRSSGRVVSLSTPIIWRRGHEPQSFIRRNQDLICSFFTWFSDHSLPESDKIAEIIKEDLWPNPLQYYLLREGVRRARRRPLREPVEIPRPFGFQSG, encoded by the coding sequence ATGAGCGGCCTGGATGGGGTCGAGAAGACCCCTCCCCTTCAAACGCACAGCATCACTATTTCTGACCACGTCCCGGGCGACCCGGACGCGCGCCAGTGCCTGACGCTCCGCGACCAAAGCGAGGCGACACAGGTGATGGCGGAGCCGGGTGAGGGAGGCTCGGAGACCGTCGCGCTCCCGGCCCCGCAGGCTTCCGAGGAAGGGTGCGTACCCCAGGATCCCGCGGGCCGCGGCGGCACTCCCCAGATCTGCGTTGTTGGGGGTCGCGGTCATGTGGCGATCACAGCCGGGCAGGAAGAGGGCCAGCCTCCCGCCGAGGGCCTGGCAGCCGCTTCTGTGGCGGTGGCAGCGGACCACAGCCCGAAGAAGGGCGTTCGGGGTGGAGAGAGGGCCCTAGAACTCGGTGACGCCGAGGGGTCCGCGTCGGAGCTgacggcgggggcgggggcggaggaGGCGCCGAGAGGAAAGTGCGCCAGCGCCTCGGCGGCCGTGGCTGAGGAGCAGAGGGCTGCGGTGGTGCTGAAGGAAGGCCTGGCGGAGGAGGAGGGAGTGGAGGAGCAGATGGCGGTCGAGGAGCAGCCGCCAGAGGGTGAAGAAATAGACGTGGCGGAGGAAGAGGcgagggaggaggaagggccgTGGCCTCTGCATGAGGCTCTCCGCATGGACCCTCTGGAGGCCATCCAGCAGGAACTGGACACTGTGAATGCTCAGGCCGATAGGGCCTTCCAACAACTAGAGCACAAATTTGGGCGGATGCGTCGACACTACCTGGAGCGGAGGAACTACATCATTCAGAATATTCCCGGCTTCTGGATGACGGCTTTTCGAAACCACCCCCAGTTGTCTGCCATGATCAGGGGCCAAGATGCAGATATGTTAAGGTACATAACCAATTTAGAGGTGAAGGAACTCAGACACCCTAGAACTGGCTGCAAGTTCAAGTTCTTCTTTAGAAGAAACCCCTACTTCAGAAACAAGCTGATTGTCAAGGAATATGAGGTAAGATCTTCCGGCCGAGTGGTGTCTCTTTCCACTCCAATTATATGGCGCAGGGGGCATGAACCCCAGTCTTTCATTCGCAGAAACCAAGACCTCATCTGCAGCTTCTTCACCTGGTTCTCAGACCACAGCCTTCCAGAGTCCGACAAGATTGCTGAAATTATTAAAGAAGATCTGTGGCCAAATCCACTGCAATACTACCTGTTGCGTGAAGGAGTCCGTAGAGCCAGACGTCGCCCGCTAAGGGAGCCAGTAGAGATCCCCAGGCCCTTTGGGTTCCAGTCGGGTTAA